A single genomic interval of Bacillus oleivorans harbors:
- a CDS encoding NETI motif-containing protein — MSKAPKKKWFVVLENETVDDCLKRMAAEGYVPIRRMEKPVFEETIENGNKVVKPVNQEIQFQGELTSDE, encoded by the coding sequence ATGAGTAAAGCACCAAAAAAGAAGTGGTTTGTTGTTTTAGAAAATGAGACGGTCGATGACTGCTTAAAGAGGATGGCAGCAGAGGGATATGTACCGATTCGCCGAATGGAAAAGCCAGTCTTTGAAGAGACCATTGAAAATGGAAACAAGGTGGTAAAACCTGTGAATCAGGAAATTCAGTTTCAAGGTGAGCTAACGTCAGATGAATAA